The following DNA comes from Vigna radiata var. radiata cultivar VC1973A chromosome 4, Vradiata_ver6, whole genome shotgun sequence.
TTGCTTGAATCGAGGCATATTGAGACCTGTCATCTGCATTTGATTCAAAAcacatgattatttttttccatcAGATATATTAAATGCACACTTTGACAGAAGAGCAATGGTAATTAACATTTAACACAAATGGAATCAATATCTACTCAAGATACCTTTTATGGCCTCGGTTCTTAGGGTAATGGGAAATTGAAGGCTTAGCTTGTCACCAGCATTCCATTTTCTGGTGATGGACAAAAATTTGCCTACATTTCCAGAAAGTTAcaagtgttaatttttttttcttactatgTATCAATGTAAGTCGCTACAGCGAAATCTTAACTTTTGATTATAAACAGACATTCACACCTGGGGTTGGCAGAGACAAAGACTCATTATTCAAAACACCCTTTGCACCATCCTTATGTGTCCAAGTTGGTAGTCTGAAGTTAAGTGTAGACAAAGCACCAGTTTTCTGCATAAGTAGATACGTTTTAGAAGACTAAGACAGGAGTTTTACACCTGGTAACTCGTTGGTTTCTTGGGAAGAAGGTTCAAACATGTGAAAAAGTGACAAGTATTCCTTTCTCCTGATTAGTTAGATACCAAATAAAGACAGATTAACTGTTCCAGTGTTTACTCTAATGCATCTAAGGTGAATGTTTGCTACATGAGATGCAGAACAAATGTAACAAGCACCTTAGCTAGAGAAAATGTAAATGTCACTCGTAGGAAAGGATCCCATGAAACAGCAGGAACAACTGTCTGATTAACAATAATTTGCCCAGACTTCCAATTGAAGAAGCTTGATATGTACTGGATAATGTAAAGAGTAGGATTTTTCCCTCCCTCTTCAAAATAGATGGAATCTCCCAGCTTTGAGAATGATTCAATTCCTAATAAACAgggaaacaaatttaaaacataaagtaTATGGAGAAGTATAGAAATGATATGGTGTAGTTTAGTTTGAAACATTGATGATGAAACTTGAGAAGTCTATGATGAACACAGGCTCACCTGTTCCATAGCAGCACCAGAAACTGTCAAACTTCGTTCCCCAACCAAGGCTAGCTTTAGCCTTGGAAACCCCGCGACCTTGAGGAAGCATGTATATCATCACTCCAGGTTCTGTTCCTCTTTGAATGCTTAATACACCATTTGTTAAGGCACGCTCATAATAATCTGCATATGATACCTTTTTGGTCCATCTGAACAGGTGTCGTGAAACCTGAAACATTGTTTGTTTCCCTTGTACTTAAAGAGGACAACATAAAAATTTCCTAGGAAATTGTTTACGTACACTCATATAAGCACATAAATCCACAAATACATACTAATGTAACACATCATGTGATAATAAATCtaccattttttatattcattttcagCTTCCGACATGATGATTGATGAAGATTAGCTGTACCTTCAACATATTGTAAGTTGTGCATGATTCCTCATTGTCAGTTGATTCTAGGGTGTCTCCAATTCTCTTTGGATCACTCCTATGAAGAAAATCGAAGCAAAGTAAATTTTTAGAAATAGTAGAAACAATAAAATCTGTGAGTACATATTAGCAAGAAGAACCAGAATTCTTGGTTTTATAGATACAGTTGTTTAATAGATAACTGGAGTGCATATGAAAAACAACTTAAACTAAAATGCTGAAATCTTGATACCAGAATTCATCGACTGATGTCCCTCCAGTTGCATAAGTATGAGAAGAGTTAACAATATCCATAAAGAATGTTCCTATTTCCTAACACCAAAAACCAAGAATCTGAATTGGAATTCaagataataataacaaatttcagtACCAGTAATCTACAGCACACATATTTACCTTATAGAGTGGATCACCAGTGACTTCATACCGCATTTGAGATCCAACAACCACTGGGATATGCGTGTTAGCATGAAAATTAGCTATATCATTAGCCTACATCATAGAATTTCAGGATTCACATGCCTTGAAAAAGATTAAATACAACATCTAAACTAGAAATAAATGCCCTAAGTTCAACATACAAATACTTAGCTTTTTCATTATGTTGTTCCCAATATTATAGATGATAGTCAGATTAGAGGAAACAACTTTCGGTATAAAAGCCAACAGTCATATCATTACATGATCTGCTTCTCAAAGTTAAACTTGAATAGGatagtaattataattacatGGAAAATTTTCTAGTTTTTATCACATGCATTTTTTTACTGATGTCCTTTAGTTCTTATGTTTTAAAGCCAAAATTGTTACAACAGGGCAAAAAAAGAGTAAAGGTGTGAAAAAAACAGTTCTTTCAATTCAACTACTTTATAAAGTgattcagttcagtttgtttGTCTAGTGCAGTTCGATTATGCGTTCCATTCTTATATATGgttcagttttttaaaaaacaaaacaaaatcgtTTTAAAGAATTTGTTTGATACACGAAACCAATCATAAAGGggtttttgaatttataaaagaacACTTTTTTTCAACCAGCAGAAGCTGCATAACGAAATTTTTTACAGTATGAACTTGGTGGTATTTAtatcataatgaaaaaaaaatattattactacCTTCACTGCAAGCAAACCTAAAAAGCATGGCTTGTCAAAAAGGTGAGCTAATAGCAGATGCCTTTGATCTCCCTGCATTGACAAGGCATGTAAGGTTACAGCATAACTAGGTAGTGTACCATGAACAAGAAAATAGAGTATGATATCAGAATAATCTGTCtattttggatgaaaaagtTTATCCGTTAGGTAAAGGGCATACTTACATCAAATATGCCTAGGAGCAACAAAAGTAATGTTAAAGAAACGAAATGTACCAAATTAACGTACTGTTATGCTGTATAGTTTGTAAAGGACATCATTCATGCCTCCAGTTTCCTCATTCAGTGATTGATAGTGTCTACTTatactaaattttgttataacatTCTGCACTCTGTTGAAAAAGTAATCTACCATCCATTTCACCATATTTAGAGCTTGAGGATTTTTAGCTATAGAATGTTGATCCAGAAGGCCAGCCAATATCTGCCGAAATacatttttgagaaaaaaaaaaactgaattaaaattagtttctgGATATGTTAAACAAAAgaatacctatatatatatatatatatatatatatatatgaagtaaTGCTAATTTATAGgaaattttcctttatttttcttcttcttttcttttcttgtaagTTATTATACAGAAATCTATCCAAATATGTCTGAGTTGAAATGCCATAATTTTAAGGCTGAATGTAGTTGCACAATCAAAATATCAGTCACCTTTTGAGGGTACCTTGTGAATGGTGTAATATGGAGCCCAAACATGCTCAGTAGCTTCAAATCGGTCAAAAAATTCAGATGGAAATGCAGAGAGATACCCTGTACCAATTTTCTCTTGACAGATTGAGAGATTGGCAACAACGGCTGTCATTTGCTTCTTCAAGATATCATTATGTGTGCTGGCCCACATTAAAGCTGATGCACTCAAGTAGTGCCCTTGAAAATATCACAAGAAAGGAATTATAATTAACCATGAAAAATGAATTGCAAAGGCTGAAAGTTGCAGCCATATGTCAGCTGTTTACAAGTAAAAActttcatacattttttaatctGAGTGAAGAAAAAATCGATTAGAGTTAAGTTCAAGCAGTGGTGACTACATCAATAAGAGTCTTATGCTGTGTTATTAAGCTTTCAATCGTTTTTCATAGCCCTTTCTTCTCATTCCTAGCAGTTAAGAACTCTTTATGAAGAAACGCAAGGAGCTAGGAATGAAAAATGAACCTTACTACAAGTTAGAATTAGTAAGCAGACGATCAAATTCAATGAGTGTGACTTGGTTGAGAAACATACGTGTTTGTGAAGGAATATTTGAGTTTGATTCTTAGACTTAGTGACTTAAAACCGAAGATTAATTCCATAACTTAAATCCAAGACCACCACATAACCGTGGTTCTGGCCAATTTCCACTTGATGCATActtgaatttttcaatttatgacTAACAAATAATCAAACTTAACCATATATTATGCACATATTAATATGATTATCTCAGACTACCTAATAATTTCACTAGatgtgaaaagttgtaattatgGTGATGAAAAACCAGATGATGAATGAAATTAAACTAACCAACAAAATGACCTCGAAGCTCTATTTTTGGATCTTCCCATCCTCCATATGGTGTTCCAGGAGTTGGAAGACCAGCAGTCTTCCTAAAGCTCCAGAGTAACCTGTCCACATCCAACATCAACAGATACTCTAAGTTTGTCTGTTGTGCCCGACCATGGATTGAACCCTCGTGCAATCTCACATCATGCAGAGACACTTCTTTCAGAAAATCTTGGCGTTGATGGGGTGCCTTCAAGACACTCACTTTCTCAGTTTTTCTCATGATCACATCCCAATCATGTTGGTGTTCCTCTTTCAACAACTTCCTTGGCAGCAAATCAGCCAAAACGTGGTCATGGTCATCCTTTGGAGCCAATTTATAATGCGAGATTATGTTCCAAGATTCATTCGATGATGTCAATATCTGGTAACGGTGAGTATGTGATTGAGCATTATTGTTTGTGCACTCTTTACACTCAGCGCAACCCCACAGCACAATTGCAACAAAAGCAAACACAAAAGCCATCATCCTCCTGGAAAATCCAAATCAACACGAACCTTAAACTCGGCAAAAATATgggaacaaattaaaaacatggaGCATGGCATAGTTAGCATTACCCAACAGACATCAATTTTGGTGGAACACGTGAATTAAGAACTTGAGTGAGCTGAGTAACGAAGTGTCAAACATCAACCGCTTAAAACAGCAGAGAGACATATCAGTGGGTCTACACATAAAAGCAAGCTAAGCAATCTTCATGAACCGTGTTTAAGAAACTGGTTTTTCAGATAAAATTCCAAACACTAATAGTATCGCTAGAAATCACCATCTGGTAAATAAAAGCACAAAGGGCATTAATAGTTTctgttaaaaattcaaaatttctttcttttttgttttgccAGTATATTTTTCGTAAGAGCAGTCTTAAATGAAGCGTTAAGCATGACCATCTGTGTCAAAGTGGATTCATTCGAAAACTTGTAAGCTAAAGCAAAAGGTTGCAGAATTTTGATCAAAACTGGTAAGTATATTAGGAAAAATATTAGAAGGCTTCTGATAAACCTTTGACGTGAAGTGATGAAGTGAAGTTACCTTTGGCTTTCAAGTGTCAGAGTTGGATGATAAAGCTAGTAATCACGGAAATCCGCAGCAAAACCCCACTGCAAAGTGGTAACAAAAGCCAACTGAAGCCGTTCTATCCCTCTGAGAAAAggtaataataatatctaaaaatgaaatattttttaaaggaaaaagtaatattataatattttcacaacacatttttataattcttttatgagttattattttattgatttatttaaatttaaatttaaaaaatatttaaaataaatcaatcacgTACTGTTATACTGTTATGTatgtattttcaaaaaattgttaaaaaaaatattattaaaaaaaccttttacttttaaatacaagagtaagatatttaaattcaaaagtcAACCCCCTTTTATATTAGGTTAGAAAAATATACCTTTTCTTTAATGTGGGTTAAGTGAATTTAATTCCCTTAAATTATGGGCTACTCATATTTTGTGAGTTAATTCATAACCTCCTAATAAcaaattcattctttttttttttactattttttattacatataatcAAGTGGAGTGacaaatagatatttttaaagaataaagtgttgttaaataatatttgaattatttaaatatttaatttatttatttatcatgtaaattttataattttaaatttgtatctttataataatattttattggtgaaatagtaaattttttgatgacattgttataaaatagtagattagtaaataataaatgtataaaataaattataataataaaatatatttatatcaatatttGTGAGTTAAGTTacgaaattttgaaataataaaatatatttaaatcaatatggaaacttatttttaaaaaagtatgaaTAAGGCAAAAGgtctataaatttttaatattgtttagaATTGGACTCTGAAGAGAGTTCAGTCCAATAAGTAGAATGGAATATTTGGAAGGTGGATCGTCAAAAGATGGGCTATTTCTTTTAGCAACTTCATAATTTCAAACTGTAATCTTAttttttgtattctaaaatatataatctggAATATGCTTTTTCTATctcagaataaaaaataaaaaatatattttatattgtagaattcaagatataaatatattttaaatttataatttaaaatatattttttgtagtaTTCTGAATTATACTATTTgaaatagaatttttatatttcaaaatattaaaaatagtatttttgattgtatatttcaaaatataaaataaaaaatatctttcagttatatactttaaaataaaaattttcattctagattttaaaatacaaaaaaataggAGGGTTAtgagaaagaaattatatacaaaaaaattacgttttttttttaaaaaaaaattgaggtgATTGCAAATTGCACTCTTGATAGCTTTACTGGGATTTTCTTATTTAAGAAACTAATGTGATGatgttataaattttgagaCACAGATAATGTTTTAgcctaaaatatttattaaaaattgtgaaCTTGTATTAGATATGATCctaaaagttatattttgtgTTGTTATGAATGTGAATGAATGGTATTAGATGTTTAAAAcccttttatattattctttggTGGGTACTTATAATAAATAGGAAAATGGTGTGTTGGTAGGGAGAAGAGAATGGTTGACGGAGAAGGAaagtttctttaaaaaatagtaattagaGTGAGTAGAGTGCAAGAAATACATAGATAccaccataaataaataaataaaaaatactgaGATGTTAACTTCGATGACATGCATGAAAATGtttaagtatttatttacattgttataagaaatttttatattattattattattattacttaaaagATAGTATTTTGGATGTGATTAAAATTAACGATTTGTTATcgaataagtttttaataatcCAATTAATGAGTTTTAGAGATAATTGTATATAGATTGATCTTTCGATTTGTTATTgaataagtttataattaatcgataattgttatataaattaatcatttgATTTGTTAGTCACAATTGTTCCATCTTTTATAATCATTCGATTTGTTAGTCACAATTGTTCCATCTCAAGAATAATGTATAATTATGTTTATGGtatgattaattatttagaCTATCAGTTTAAGATTGACTAAacgattaaaatattttttgtttttattattttttacttaaagttCAAAGAAGAGCTGAACATTTAaaaggtataatatttttttttttaagttatgaGATATTATTGATGTAAAGTAATGTTCCAATCTCAAATTGAGTcaaataatatagttaattaaaatataagtatcaTGTTTGATTAAGTTAAATACACCTCTAATAATAtagtaaattatgaaattattattattatattattgtcaATTACACTGAGATTGGTTATAATGAAGATTTAGAATAGATATAATGTTTTTGGAGGTTCCTATTTCTTATCAATTGGGTCCTCGTATTCTGAAAGTGATCAATTGGTCTTtgttttggtaaaattgaaCCAATAATGTCCTTGTTGTTAATTTTAGTGAACCACGTTAACTTTAGTGTATCATGGCATGCTGACCAAGCAATTAATTATGACGTGGCGCATGTGgtggaatttattttattttaagttttaaataaaatcctttaaaacaaaattagggTTCACCTCCACCTCCCAATCACCGCCATGCCCCTCCTCCGCCACTTCCACCTCGGCAACAACTTTTTCTCCGGCCAGATTCCTCCTGAATATGGCACCTGACAGCACCTCCAATACCTTGCCGTCTCCGACAACGAGCTCACGGGAAAAATCCCTTCGAAGCTTGGAAACCTCACCATGCTTCGCGAGTTCTACATTGGAAACATCACTCTTCCTCTTCCAAATCCCCTTCTGAATTCAAACCTTCctcactttcttcctctttttccattctaatcatattatttttatttttctcaaaccACTAACAAACATTTTAACAAAACAACACCAACTCATCCATTAATCAGTAATCTCCTTCAGATtgattttctttagtttttcattttttgttttatttttatatatatgtatataattttttcattttcacggTCATGTGTTGACAATTTCTCCCCTTTTTTTTGTCTGTTTGTTTCCATCTTTgtagaatctgaaaaacttttctttcaattgCTTTTTGGGAAGATTCGGTTGATCCGATCCTCATAGAGAGCGATTTAGGTTCGGTGTTCTCGGATGACGTCATCTTGGTTTGTGTTCTAAAAACCAAACAATACGAGAGGAAAGTGAAAAAGTAAACGAAAATGAAAAGGGAAGTTTCTCCTTAATGTTGTGCCCTTCCTCTGCCCAACTTGAGGAGAAACAAAATCATTACATTCAATCAACAAAAACCACACAGAACAACAAAACCGCTCATCAAGCTTCAGTTTTTCACCATACATAAAAGGGGGTTTGTGTTCTCGAACTCCATGCAATGCTGACCACTCAAACCCTTCTCCTCCTTCACCATAGAGATTATCCCCTTCGGCATCTTCCTGCTAATCACACACCTCATTCCTCAAATCTAAGCTCCATCCATCGGCTTTCTCAATTACCTAAACAATCAGTCATTAACATGCCAATTAatccaatctaaaaaaaaaatagacaaatgCACATAAGCTTTGTCGATGGGATGCAGTGCTGGGAGAGGAGGACGAAGTAGAGGTTTAGGGGGTTGTGGAGGAGTGCGGCAGCAATGAGACGGCGAGCGATGACGATGAGAGATGGGGAGGTACAGGAGGTGCGCCGGACGGTTGGATTGGGGGATGGCGTCAATGTAGATGTTGAAGAGGTGGGTGTGGGAGGGTGAGAAGAAAGTTTCCTAAAGGTGATTTCTACACAACGAGATTTTACTGTGTCACATGCTTAATTAAAGGACACTTCAGCATGTCACCTCGCTAGAAAGTTAACGTCATCCACTAAAATTAACGACAAAGACATTATCGgttcaattttatcaaaatagaaACTCAACACTTTCAAAATACGAAGACCCAATTAATACAAATCCGTAGAAATAGAAACCTATAAAGACATTAAAcctttcaaatattataatattggtAATTTTTACTAGCTAGACTCACCAGCGTCTCTGAAGCCTAAATTCATTGACCCAGAAGAAAAGGCTTTTTGGATCACTTAAAATGTTCGCCATTGCTTCTgcacttttaaattttcttcaatGTACCtccaaaatctttaaaatacCAATTATATCCTTTATTTTTcgttttacattttaaattctGAATGTATAACCATATTACATTGTCtgaaaccaaaaatatataatttgaaataattataaattcagaatgcaaataatattatataaaattttataaactaagaATTATTagtatctaaaataatttttattattaatacaaatttataattggtttttgaatgaaagtctaaattagtttttaaaattagttttagttaaattggtttttaatattattaatttaaaatctgtAATTGTAGATAGCTAAAAGTTCgttaactaatattaaaaactaactataaaatttcattaaatggAAACTATTTTAGATTCAGATAAGTTTTAGTTAATATaaccattaattattttaattattttcgtgtaaagttatattttgaaataaaaagttatCCTCGTTTACGTGATATATCTTagaaatgtaatttttgttatgTATTCATCTCTATTGAATAAAGAATATAACTATAAACGTATTTATCACACCTTactgttttaattattaattaaacaattatatttacaaaaaaaaaataaacatgatattATTAAGGATTGAGTATCAAAAGAACACTCATTAAGGATTTACACAGTTCAacacttaaaattataaaaataagataccttggtgtgaaaaaataaataatatataaaattaataaaggcgtgtaaataattaaatttgtgcCCCCATAAaccatttatttaatgaaattgatgtttgagaaatacaatattatatcaTTTGAGAAAGCgcaaacaaaaatgtaatgAAAGTTGATATAAGAGAAAATATACCTTAACaaacattattaatattgaatataataaccgagaaagaatacaaaaataacaCGAGATAATAGTGAAAACAACTTTTTAAGGATATTATTAAGACAAGTTGAAATTGATCCATGGTCAATGTaaggatttttaataaaaaaaaatatagacaaATGAAATAGTATAATGGAATAATTAATTTGTGAtcctttatttttgttttgagcaGAAAAGCACAAATAGTGAAAACCACATGTTAATATATTGGTTAAAGTTAAAGGTAATGTTTCCCCTAGAAAAGCTTAGACCAAATTCTTACTTGTTATAATTATACAAAGAGCTTTCGGCAACTCATCCCTTCaattatgtaatattatatatatattaaggtaGAAGCACAAAAGAAGACATAATAAGGAGTCATGTCAACTAAGGACAATACAATACAAGAGAGAAGACTTCAAAGGTGTGAGATACATTCAGAGGGTCACCTCAACCATGAAATAAGACAGAAAACCGTGAAATAAGAGAATTGCATGATGAGAAGAGAACAAGGTTACTTGATAAGAAAATGGACACTCTTCACGAGATAAACAGTGTTATTAATTATCCTTATAATTTGCCTTTGAATAAGATGGTTTTTGCCACTTAGAATATGGGAGTAGCAATTGGTCCTACAACACaccttttcttctcaaaagagagaTGCCTTTAGTACTTTCTCTACTCTAACATTGCTTATATCAATAACCCATAATGCCACAATGTACCTTAAAAGATTCTATTCAATACAATAATAAACTAaactaaaggaaaaaaattatcttttaacaacattttttttacaactttttgacaatgcatacgtgacagtttatgattggttcgtttcaaatatttttttaaaaataaattcaaacagaccaataaaataatgacacgtgtcttgttataaaaaagttattaaaaagagGGTTTCAGAATCATTGTCCTGAACTAAATACTAAAATTGGAGCATTGTCACAACACTTCAACTCTGCAAACACCacctaaaataacaaaaaacgatacattttttaacaacacaCTGGTTTTCAATCATTCGTACCCCAAGGTTGTGTTTGTGTAACAAATTCTTTTTGCTTTTATGTCCATTTCgattatcatttaatatttcaGTAACATTGGTCCAACCCAATGTAATGTGCATGttgaaaaattgatttggatttttcaatattattaaatacaaaagatacacttttttaacaaattattatttaattacataattatacttttttaaaaaaacaatctATACTATTATAATTATGCATTTTTGAATTAGATCATTTTATCCtttactaaataatttttttctaacttaatAGAATACATATATAACAACCTAtctgtttaaattaattacataattattttgatttaaatataagtaccaattttttttaatttttaatcattctttttaaaattatatatattttcctaaaattttattattttaatgattcaGCTAGTGAAAAGTAAATTTAAgacgtgtgtgtgtgtctatatatatatatatatatatatatatatatatatatatatatatatatatatatatatatatatataatagcaGTATCTTGTGAAAAATAATATGTCAATATCTGCAAATTGGAAACTAGTTGCCAATGCCATCTTAATCACATGTGAGATATCAATAACACAAACTTATCGAATATTTgaggaaaaaatattaaagtattgtTTATAGAGCATAGTTCTTGGGAgcatttttctttacaaaagaaaaaggaatatgATGCTGTACTTTTCAAAGAATTAAATATGGACCAACACTTTCCTTCTTTCACACTCCtgttttatatattctaaaagttattttttataattttatttatatcaatttttattagttagatataatattctattattaaaaggatgtaaaatggaagaaataaaaaattatatatatatatatatatatatatatatatatatacatatatatatatatatataattattacataaatagactacaaatataaaaaaagtgtagTCTATATTTAAAAGGtaacaattttagaaattaattttaaagaatatacTATGGTTAAGTTAAAGTAATAGTTttgagaataattttatttttttatttttattctggTTATAAAAATCTTTATTGTTTTTCGTTGAATATAAACTTTTCCTCTTCTGTTATAAAagacaagtttttttttttttcattctcgttttctttctcctttatttgtttttttttcttttcacctcattttaaatcctaaaccttggtttatgtttgattatttaCGTCACACACTGATTACTCATATCGTTGTTATCTATATACGTGATTTCATTGTTATCTATATCTGTGTTACTTACCTTCCTTAAAGCATATTCTTAACTTCCTTTTTTTacctattttaatattttaatgtatttaaaaatttgtatatgatAATAGATTTGTATATGTTATTtggataatttattatttgaatatattattttggtatagtttttttattattgattgattGTATGCAAAAGtttagtttatttgatgttgacattaagtttatttgaaaaaattgagaCTTAACATGGACATGTAAACATACCCTTATTTGAGACTCAAaactaagaaaatgaaattttataaacaaattaaatattagtacTAAAAGAGGGAGTTCTTTTGTGgtgcacaaatatttttatataaagtgtTGTAATCTTATcttgtataataaaataattatattaaatatgttattgttGTAATGagaaatatattagaaatataataaactataaatagattttattatatattttaattaaaaaggatagtagaatatttaaaatcttaCTCTTACGCTTTTAGAAGAATAACATTGTAGATGGGAACGGATGTTCATGCatctgaaacaaaaaaatatttgacatataaaCAACAATATCTTACAATTGTATATGTAGTATCCGACTATACAAAACATATGATAGCAGTAAATTCTGAGTAACCCCGTTACTTTGCGTTCTACACCGTTATTCATTCCCCAATATATGCAGAAATTTAAAGAGTTAAAAAGAATAGGTAGCTAGGTCAACCACCTCTCACACGTGCGTCAGAATTCCGGTAAAGAGACGTTTTTCCGAAACTCACACGACGGTGACCGTAACGGCGAAGGGGGCAAAGACGGTGGAGATTTCAGGCTCTGAAAGTATCCCCTTACGTCAAGTCCATCGGCGAAAGGTTTCGTAACCTCTTCTCTTGAAGGAATAAACGGCGGCCGCACAACCTCCGTTAGTAGGTCCCACTTAACCCCTCTGAAGAACTCGTGCTCCTTGATCTCGGTGGCGCCGCGAACATAACCCAAACGCTTGGAGGGGTCCTTTTCTAGCAACCGAGA
Coding sequences within:
- the LOC106758049 gene encoding uncharacterized protein LOC106758049 isoform X3 encodes the protein MSLMSVGRMMAFVFAFVAIVLWGCAECKECTNNNAQSHTHRYQILTSSNESWNIISHYKLAPKDDHDHVLADLLPRKLLKEEHQHDWDVIMRKTEKVSVLKAPHQRQDFLKEVSLHDVRLHEGSIHGRAQQTNLEYLLMLDVDRLLWSFRKTAGLPTPGTPYGGWEDPKIELRGHFVGHYLSASALMWASTHNDILKKQMTAVVANLSICQEKIGTGYLSAFPSEFFDRFEATEHVWAPYYTIHKILAGLLDQHSIAKNPQALNMVKWMVDYFFNRVQNVITKFSISRHYQSLNEETGGMNDVLYKLYSITGDQRHLLLAHLFDKPCFLGLLAVKANDIANFHANTHIPVVVGSQMRYEVTGDPLYKEIGTFFMDIVNSSHTYATGGTSVDEFWSDPKRIGDTLESTDNEESCTTYNMLKVSRHLFRWTKKVSYADYYERALTNGVLSIQRGTEPGVMIYMLPQGRGVSKAKASLGWGTKFDSFWCCYGTGIESFSKLGDSIYFEEGGKNPTLYIIQYISSFFNWKSGQIIVNQTVVPAVSWDPFLRVTFTFSLAKKTGALSTLNFRLPTWTHKDGAKGVLNNESLSLPTPGKFLSITRKWNAGDKLSLQFPITLRTEAIKDDRSQYASIQAILYGPYLLAGHTTGDWDIKAAPNASIEDWITPIPASYNSQLFYFSQAFANSTYVFTNSKHPLAMQKLPVPGTDLALHATFRVIQGKSSTNCTTLTDAIGKTIMLEPFDHPGMRVIHQGREHPLTVVGSSSGGPSCAFVVVPGLDGRKETISLESKSHNGCFVHSGLHSGRGVKLSCNSSSDATFKESASFIAKRGISKYDPISFVAKGVNKNFLLEPLLAFRDESYTAYFNIKG